A single window of Mangifera indica cultivar Alphonso chromosome 18, CATAS_Mindica_2.1, whole genome shotgun sequence DNA harbors:
- the LOC123201350 gene encoding ATP synthase subunit a 2-like, with the protein MMSEVIKEFLWLLKGNEKTLSSFLDRLLRLLYSYVFLILPWYVFLIFETLESHKSLGVASEFSYSWKGVSVKPVWPPTPQNAADVADQVVPHSPQAGEVAANSPLDQFEIIPFLPMNMGDFYFSFTNSSFFMLLTLSLVLLLVYLVTKKGGGNLVPNAWQSLVELIYDFVLNLVNEQIGGLSGNVKQKFFPCIFVTLTFLLFCNLQGMIPYSFTVTSHFLITLGLSFSIWIGITIVGFVILQMEGTSKKKCLSSSKNIQASGNGGSDDDDDRNKRRLQEVVSNEIHTTLVGLIRNLIKEVIGRPENTHLREGILNPNSNRWNWAVKTALEELVGDDPASRSWQTIAHLLRMGLEISTQAGRSPFLLRVLLFLTLEYHKRQC; encoded by the exons atgatgaGCGAAGTAATAAAAGAGTTTTTATGGCTTCTGAAGGGGAACGAAAAAACCCTTAGCAGCTTTCTCGACCGTCTTCTTCGTTTGCTTTATAGTTATGTATTTCTCATTTTGCCGTGGTACGTATTCTTAATATTCGAGACTCTAGAAAGCCACAAAAGTCTAGGAGTCGCCAGCGAATTTAGTTACAGCTGGAAAGGGGTCTCTGTCAAGCCTGTTTGGCCGCCTACACCTCAAAATGCTGCTGATGTGGCTGATCAGGTGGTCCCCCACAGCCCCCAAGCTGGCGAGGTGGCGGCCAATAGCCCCCTGGATCAATTTGAGATTATCCCATTTCTTCCTATGAATATGGGGGACTTTTATTTCTCATTCACAAATTCATCTTTCTTTATGCTGCTCACTCTCAGTTTGGTCCTACTTTTGGTTTATTTGGTTACTAAAAAGGGAGGAGGAAACTTAGTACCAAATGCTTGGCAATCCTTGGTAGAGCTTATTTATGATTTCGTGCTGAACCTGGTAAACGAACAAATAGGGGGTCTTTCCGGAAATGTTAAACAAAAGTTTTTCCCTTGCATCTTTGTCACTTTgacttttttgttattttgtaatcTTCAGGGTATGATACCTTATAGCTTCACAGTTACAAGTCATTTTCTCATTACTTTGG GTCTCTCATTTTCGATTTGGATTGGCATTACTATAGTGGGATTTGTGATCTTGCAGATGGAGGGTACATCCaaaaaaaaatgtctttcaTCCTCCAAGAATATTCAGGCTTCTGGAAACGGGGGAtccgacgacgacgacgacagGAACAAACGTCGTCTTCAGGAAGTAGTCTCAAACGAGATCCACACGACTCTCGTAGGCCTCATCCGGAACCTCATCAAAGAGGTTATCGGAAGGCCAGAAAACACCCACCTTCGGGAAGGGATATTGAATCCTAACTCAAATAGGTGGAACTGGGCAGTCAAAACTGCTCTTGAAGAGCTCGTAGGTGATGACCCGGCGTCCCGAAGTTGGCAGACAATAGCCCACTTACTTAGAATGGGCCTTGAAATCTCCACTCAGGCCGGAAGAAGCCCTTTTCTTCTGAGAGTCCTCCTATTCCTGACACTTGAATATCACAAGAGGCAATGTTAG